The following coding sequences lie in one Rutidosis leptorrhynchoides isolate AG116_Rl617_1_P2 chromosome 4, CSIRO_AGI_Rlap_v1, whole genome shotgun sequence genomic window:
- the LOC139844340 gene encoding histone deacetylase HDT1-like — protein MEFWGVEVKSGQPLEVNLADGKVLHLSQACLGEIKSNKSSESVYLHINIDGKKLVLGTLNSERLPQQLFDLVFDKNFQLSHNWKNGSVYFYGYQADQPTDDQFDSEDIDTDEEDEALELPIINGSSAVRQETKKEEVPVVVPVVANKKDGKQKVKIVEPEKDKKADSDDSDSDSDDSIDSLSDDSDDSDEDNEKSSGSDDDSVEEEETPKKKQSSKKRPNESAIKTPSTDKKAKMSTPQKTDGKKPHVATPHPSKQAVAKTPANKSNQKTPASTSDGAHSCKACNRNFKSDGALQSHNQAKHASK, from the exons CCTTGCAGATGGCAAGGTTTTACATCTCTCACAG GCTTGTCTCGGTGAAATCAAAAGTAACAAATCAAGTGAATCTGTTTACTTGCATATCAACATCGATGGAAAGAAGCTTGTTCTTGGCACACTTAACTCTGAAAGGTTGCCTCAGCAGCTATTTGATTTGGTGTTCGACAAAAACTTTCAGTTGTCGCATAACTGGAAGAACGGCAGCGTTTACTTCTATGGATACCAAGCTGACCAACCTACTGATGATCAATT TGACTCTGAAGATATTG ATACTGATGAAGAAGATGAGGCTCTTGAGCTTCCAATAATTAACG GTTCCTCTGCAGTCAGGCAGGAGACTAAGAAAGAAGAGGTCCCAGTGGTGGTCCCAGTGGTAGCTAACAAGAAGGATGGTAAGCAAAAGGTGAAAATTGTGGAACCTGAGAAGGATAAGAAAGCTGATTCTGATGATTCCGACTCTGATTCTGATGATTCCATTGATTCATTGTCTGACGATTCTGACGATTCTGATGAG GATAACGAGAAGTCATCTGGCAGTGATGATGATAGCGTTGAGGAGGAAGAGACACCAAAGAAG AAACAATCTAGTAAGAAGAGGCCCAATGAGTCTGCTATCAAGACACCCAGCACTGACAAGAAGGCAAAGATGTCTACCCCTCAAAAGACTG ATGGCAAGAAACCTCATGTAGCCACCCCACACCCTTCAAAGCAAGCTGTTGCCAAGACACCTGCAAACAAGTCAAACCAGAAGACTCCTGCCTCTACATCTGATGGTGCTCATTCATGCAAGGCGTGCAACAG GAACTTTAAGTCGGATGGTGCTCTTCAGTCTCACAACCAGGCTAAGCACGCAAGTAAATGA